The Providencia rettgeri genome includes a window with the following:
- the dmlR_4 gene encoding D-malate degradation protein R produces the protein MSNPASLVMDNLLDLKVFVDVVETLSFTKSAERLALSRSAIGKCIGRLEHRLQTRLLHRTTRSIHLSDEGQVVYESAINILQEIEKVENTLSQGQQQPKGLLRITVPVVFGKRFILPLAQRYLAQWEQVEVDVDFNDDYCNIVRDGFDIAIRIGGMDDNRLVRKVLAPHRLITCASPEYLQQRGVPVNPQALQYHSMLVFRHRGYNVSWKFKINGHLQNYPAQGRLVLNDTEAILAAAIEGQGVCQLGAFLVSEEIKKGRLVPVLTEFSLPESPICALYPTKRYLPPKVREFLALIDEYWQGRAIWE, from the coding sequence GTGTCTAATCCAGCGTCTCTAGTGATGGATAACCTACTTGATTTAAAAGTCTTTGTGGATGTTGTTGAAACACTGAGTTTCACGAAATCGGCCGAACGGCTAGCGCTATCACGTTCAGCGATTGGGAAATGTATTGGACGACTAGAACATCGTCTACAAACTCGCTTATTACATCGAACGACACGAAGTATTCATTTAAGTGATGAAGGTCAAGTGGTGTATGAATCTGCCATTAACATATTACAAGAGATTGAAAAAGTTGAAAATACATTAAGCCAAGGCCAGCAACAACCAAAAGGGTTATTAAGGATAACGGTACCTGTGGTATTTGGAAAACGTTTCATTTTACCTCTTGCTCAACGTTATCTAGCACAATGGGAACAGGTTGAGGTGGATGTAGATTTTAATGATGACTATTGTAATATTGTGCGCGATGGTTTTGATATTGCGATCCGTATTGGCGGAATGGATGATAACCGTTTAGTCCGTAAAGTCTTAGCCCCACATCGGTTAATCACGTGTGCATCCCCTGAATATCTCCAGCAACGAGGTGTGCCAGTAAACCCACAAGCATTACAATATCACAGTATGCTGGTGTTTAGGCACCGAGGGTATAATGTGTCATGGAAGTTTAAAATTAATGGGCATTTGCAAAATTATCCAGCTCAAGGGCGTTTAGTATTAAATGACACCGAGGCTATTCTCGCCGCAGCTATAGAAGGACAGGGAGTGTGCCAGTTAGGTGCATTTTTAGTGAGTGAGGAAATCAAAAAAGGCCGATTAGTGCCAGTGCTAACCGAGTTTTCTCTCCCTGAGTCACCTATTTGTGCGCTATACCCGACAAAACGTTATTTACCCCCTAAAGTTCGTGAGTTTTTAGCGCTAATTGATGAGTATTGGCAAGGAAGGGCGATTTGGGAATGA
- the sotB_2 gene encoding Sugar efflux transporter B has protein sequence MSSQCIKHSNSISTLHSWGAILTLTLATFIVVTTEMLPVGLLTPIANQFSISIGLSGLLMTLPAVVAAICSPLVILFTEQIDRKKLLIFGALLLVVCNLLAAITSHFTLLLISRLFIGLCIGIIWAIAG, from the coding sequence ATGTCTTCACAGTGCATTAAACATTCAAATAGCATCAGTACGCTTCATTCATGGGGGGCAATACTGACTTTAACCCTCGCCACATTTATCGTTGTGACCACCGAAATGTTACCCGTCGGTCTATTAACTCCTATCGCCAATCAATTTTCTATTTCTATCGGTTTGAGCGGGTTACTTATGACTTTGCCCGCTGTTGTGGCCGCAATTTGCTCACCATTGGTAATTTTATTTACCGAACAAATTGATCGTAAAAAATTGCTGATTTTTGGTGCGCTGCTGCTCGTTGTATGTAACTTGCTTGCGGCAATCACGTCTCATTTTACATTGCTATTAATTAGCCGCTTATTTATTGGTTTATGTATTGGCATTATATGGGCGATCGCGGGTTGA
- the catD gene encoding 3-oxoadipate enol-lactonase 2, which yields MTKTNSVPLFYDSFGTPDNPTIVLIPGLGGHNISWTSDFCQEIADAGFYLLRIDNRDAGLSHHINEFPPIDLGVLIEKMQQGEHFAVPYTLFDMAEDIIQLLDTLSIDKAHFIGRSMGGMIAQIVAAKFPERTLSLCAIMSSTGNPTLPQSAPDVMQMLMSPSANPKEDLEGYLSGQLAFYRRISSTFGPFDENYYREYILQSLARNHSPEGTKRQIVAVAVTGDLRSYIQHINVPTLVIHGSIDPLFPLAAGQDIANNIPNAKLEVIEGMGHETPPMINPQIANLIINHLN from the coding sequence ATGACCAAAACCAATTCAGTTCCACTTTTTTATGATTCATTTGGTACACCAGATAACCCTACTATAGTCCTCATTCCTGGCTTAGGTGGCCATAACATTAGTTGGACGTCAGACTTTTGTCAGGAAATTGCAGATGCCGGTTTTTACCTGTTACGTATAGATAATCGAGATGCGGGTTTATCTCATCATATCAATGAGTTCCCACCTATTGATTTAGGGGTATTGATTGAAAAAATGCAACAAGGTGAGCATTTCGCTGTGCCTTATACTTTATTCGATATGGCTGAAGATATTATCCAGCTCTTAGATACGTTATCTATTGATAAAGCCCACTTTATCGGTCGTTCCATGGGAGGGATGATTGCCCAAATAGTGGCGGCAAAATTTCCTGAACGTACATTATCTCTTTGTGCAATCATGTCATCGACCGGGAACCCGACTCTGCCACAAAGTGCTCCCGATGTTATGCAAATGCTAATGAGCCCAAGTGCTAACCCAAAAGAAGATTTAGAAGGATATTTGTCAGGACAACTCGCATTTTATCGTCGGATCAGCTCAACATTCGGCCCATTTGATGAAAATTATTACCGTGAATATATACTGCAATCGCTCGCACGCAACCATTCACCAGAAGGCACTAAACGCCAAATTGTGGCTGTTGCCGTCACCGGAGATTTGCGTTCTTATATACAGCACATTAATGTACCTACATTAGTTATTCATGGCTCTATCGACCCGCTCTTCCCATTAGCCGCAGGACAAGATATTGCTAACAATATTCCTAATGCAAAATTGGAAGTTATTGAAGGTATGGGGCATGAAACACCACCCATGATTAATCCACAAATCGCTAACCTGATAATTAATCATTTAAATTAA
- the nepI_1 gene encoding Purine ribonucleoside efflux pump nepI, translating into MAAAHVNLATSMIFGGVAAASVVGIPLGVFMGEWWDWHSAFFLMSALSCILLLLMVALLPSLPTVTPPSTNTFIAQLKRPTILLGLAITLLLVSGHFMVFTYIRPLLVANIHATGEQLSIMLFFYGIAGILGNFIFGLTAGKKLNLSLFIIITIIIACLFFLVILPLTTLIGGLTLIAWGMAYGGVSVTLMTWMITHSLQHIEITGSLYIAFFNAGIALGSALGSMVVFLYGLSTNLIIAILLLTTALLALAIYQFKTH; encoded by the coding sequence GTGGCAGCAGCGCATGTTAATTTAGCAACATCAATGATTTTTGGTGGAGTGGCTGCTGCCTCGGTAGTGGGGATTCCATTAGGCGTTTTTATGGGTGAATGGTGGGATTGGCACAGCGCATTTTTCTTAATGAGCGCCTTATCATGTATTTTATTATTGTTAATGGTAGCACTGTTACCCTCTTTACCGACGGTCACACCACCTTCTACTAACACTTTTATTGCACAATTAAAACGCCCAACAATATTACTTGGGTTAGCCATTACCTTACTCTTGGTATCAGGGCATTTTATGGTGTTTACCTATATTAGACCGCTATTAGTCGCTAATATTCATGCAACAGGTGAACAACTTAGCATTATGCTATTTTTTTATGGTATCGCGGGCATTTTGGGGAATTTTATCTTTGGCTTAACGGCGGGGAAAAAGCTTAATTTATCCTTGTTTATCATTATAACAATCATTATTGCTTGCTTATTTTTTCTTGTTATTTTACCTCTGACAACATTAATTGGCGGCCTAACTCTTATCGCTTGGGGAATGGCTTATGGTGGTGTCTCCGTCACATTGATGACGTGGATGATTACGCACAGTCTTCAACATATTGAAATTACGGGTTCTCTGTATATTGCTTTTTTTAATGCGGGTATTGCTTTGGGTTCTGCTTTAGGCAGCATGGTTGTCTTCTTATATGGGTTATCTACTAACCTCATCATCGCAATTTTATTACTCACAACAGCGTTGCTGGCACTCGCTATTTATCAATTTAAAACACATTAA
- a CDS encoding ferredoxin, with translation MRRFISLELPPEPIINGQCVRKRLKNSICDNCATSCPVGAVSFSHMNAEINNELCFQCGNCLFACPVDAIENIKPHERSYQGELLIVNHDEPIANADELIVWHRQYGIRGMQIAEPWVDKWLPTIAALNLKLKTLQEPVWQLRIVQPEQVDSGRRMMLFRQKLDSKPLDKGQVKTGLNARKQLYPEDSWFKVELDTEKCILCGACAKMCDEHAIEIENNQFLIDEKRCTGCMSCQVVCFPKSIHVQTYTAKNNVPKIFHYYDAQCHTCHLPFSSWEKDTHICPICAQHKKQGWL, from the coding sequence ATGAGACGTTTTATTAGTTTAGAGCTGCCTCCTGAACCCATAATTAACGGTCAGTGCGTAAGAAAACGCCTGAAAAATAGCATCTGTGATAATTGTGCCACGAGTTGTCCAGTGGGTGCGGTATCGTTTAGCCATATGAATGCAGAAATTAATAATGAATTGTGTTTTCAATGTGGTAATTGTTTATTTGCTTGTCCTGTCGATGCTATTGAAAATATCAAACCCCATGAACGTAGTTATCAAGGGGAGCTTTTGATAGTAAACCATGACGAACCCATTGCGAATGCGGACGAACTGATTGTTTGGCACCGGCAATATGGTATTCGTGGGATGCAAATTGCTGAACCATGGGTTGATAAGTGGTTGCCAACGATTGCAGCATTAAATTTAAAACTCAAAACGTTACAAGAACCTGTTTGGCAATTGCGAATTGTTCAGCCGGAACAAGTCGATAGTGGCCGTCGGATGATGCTATTTCGTCAAAAATTGGATTCGAAGCCTTTGGATAAGGGACAGGTGAAAACTGGGTTAAATGCGAGAAAACAACTTTACCCTGAAGATAGTTGGTTTAAGGTTGAGTTAGATACGGAAAAATGCATTCTGTGCGGTGCTTGTGCCAAAATGTGTGATGAGCATGCGATTGAAATTGAGAATAACCAATTTTTGATTGATGAAAAACGCTGTACAGGTTGCATGAGCTGCCAAGTCGTTTGTTTCCCTAAATCCATTCATGTACAAACATATACAGCCAAAAATAACGTGCCAAAAATTTTCCATTATTATGATGCGCAGTGCCATACTTGCCACTTACCATTTTCTTCTTGGGAAAAAGACACTCATATTTGCCCAATTTGTGCGCAGCATAAGAAACAAGGGTGGTTATAA
- a CDS encoding Predicted phosphoesterase or phosphohydrolase, whose product MIYFISDTHFCHSNIINLCDRPFKSTSHMNDTLIHNWNAYVTEHDEIYILGDFLYKGNGADANKILRRLAGKKYLIRGNHDKFLDDPEFDQSLFEWVKSYYELEYQKQKLVLFHYPILEWQGFFRDAIHLYGHVHNSGKDPEQFKRLAVLGPRAINVGVDVNDFFPISIKQILKKANR is encoded by the coding sequence ATGATTTACTTTATTTCAGATACCCATTTTTGCCATTCAAATATTATTAACTTATGTGACCGACCGTTCAAGAGTACCAGTCACATGAATGATACGTTGATTCATAACTGGAATGCGTATGTTACTGAGCATGATGAGATTTACATACTCGGTGATTTTTTATACAAGGGGAATGGCGCGGATGCGAATAAAATATTACGTCGCTTAGCAGGGAAAAAATATTTGATTCGTGGCAATCATGATAAGTTTTTAGACGACCCCGAATTCGACCAATCGTTGTTTGAATGGGTTAAAAGCTATTATGAGTTGGAATATCAAAAACAAAAATTAGTGTTATTCCATTACCCAATATTAGAATGGCAAGGCTTCTTTCGTGATGCGATTCATTTATATGGTCATGTTCATAATTCAGGGAAAGACCCAGAGCAGTTTAAGCGCTTAGCGGTGTTAGGGCCCCGAGCGATTAATGTCGGTGTGGATGTAAATGATTTTTTCCCCATCAGCATTAAACAGATATTAAAAAAGGCCAATCGTTAA
- the tdcB gene encoding L-threonine dehydratase catabolic TdcB, producing MSELILPTYQDVEAAAQRIAGFAHKTPVLTSTTANKEFGGELFFKCENFQRMGAFKFRGAFNALSLLSSQQKKAGVIAFSSGNHAQGIALAAQLLHIPATILMPDDAPAVKVAATQGYGATVIRFDRYKEDREVLCQQLAAQQGLTIIPPYDHPDIIAGQGTAAKELIEEVGELDALFVCLGGGGLLSGCAIATRKLSPNCQIYGVEPLAGNDAQQSFHRGEIVHIDTPKTIADGAQTQHLGNYTFAVIKNKVDDIFTVTDEQLIDRMKFYAERMKIIVEPTGCLSYAAALAHKEQFQGKRVGIIVSGGNVDIQHFAQLVL from the coding sequence ATGTCAGAATTAATATTACCGACTTATCAAGATGTAGAAGCAGCAGCACAACGTATTGCGGGTTTTGCACATAAAACCCCTGTTCTCACATCAACAACCGCAAATAAAGAATTTGGGGGCGAACTGTTTTTTAAATGTGAAAACTTTCAGCGTATGGGGGCGTTTAAATTCCGAGGAGCCTTTAATGCGTTGAGTTTGTTAAGCTCCCAGCAGAAAAAAGCGGGCGTTATTGCATTTTCTTCCGGTAACCATGCGCAAGGTATCGCTTTAGCGGCGCAACTTTTGCACATTCCAGCCACCATTCTTATGCCTGATGACGCACCTGCGGTGAAAGTAGCTGCGACACAAGGTTACGGTGCCACTGTTATTCGCTTTGATCGCTATAAAGAAGACAGAGAAGTACTTTGCCAACAACTCGCTGCTCAACAAGGGTTAACGATTATTCCTCCTTATGACCACCCTGATATCATCGCTGGCCAAGGTACCGCAGCCAAAGAACTGATTGAAGAAGTGGGTGAATTGGATGCCCTATTTGTTTGCTTAGGTGGTGGAGGCCTACTTTCAGGGTGTGCCATTGCCACCAGAAAATTATCACCTAACTGCCAAATTTATGGGGTTGAGCCTTTAGCCGGCAATGATGCGCAACAATCATTTCATCGAGGGGAAATTGTGCACATTGATACGCCAAAAACTATCGCAGATGGTGCGCAAACCCAACATCTAGGTAACTACACCTTTGCTGTTATCAAAAACAAGGTTGATGATATTTTCACTGTAACCGACGAGCAACTTATTGATCGCATGAAATTTTATGCTGAACGCATGAAAATTATCGTTGAGCCGACAGGTTGCTTATCCTATGCTGCTGCCCTTGCCCACAAAGAACAGTTCCAAGGTAAGCGCGTGGGGATCATTGTCAGCGGTGGTAATGTTGATATTCAGCACTTTGCACAATTAGTTTTATAA